The Streptomyces pratensis genomic interval TACCCATGGCCCGCATGCGCCTTCGCGGGCTGGTGACCGCCTACCCCACGAGTCGGGAGGTGCGCCGGCGCCTGGGGGAGATCTACCGCCTCTACGGCGAACCGGAGCAGGCCGGCCGGTGGATGTACCTGGAGGAGGACCGCGACCCGGCCGAGACCGCCGCCTTCGAGCAGCGCTACCACCTGCCCGCCCCGCGCATGAAGGCCGTGGCCTGGCGCGGACCGGAGTCCCTGGCCGGATCCGCCTTCGCCGAGGCGCAGTTGGCCACGCTCCGCGCAGCGTGCTCGGAGGCGGTGGGCCGCCCGGTCGACTGGGACACGGTCACCGGCGAGGAGCAGCCTGAGAGGGGCGCCGTCCTCCGTGTCGCAGGGTGCACGGGAGCTTTCCTGCTGGTCGCCGCCTTCCTGGCGATCTGGGTGAACGGGCTGGTCGACCTCTTCGACTGATCTCGCGGTCCGGAATCAGGCCTCGAGCACATGAGCCACGGCCAGGGCGATGCGGCCGATCCACTTGATCGCGTCCGTGACGTCGTGCTCGTCGATGGGGCGCCGCTGCTCCAGGTCCCCGTCCACTAGATCGGCGTCATGGGCGATCTGGTTGCGCCGGTCCGTGATGGTCACGTACTGGGCCTTCAGCTGTCCGGATCGAGGCTGTTCACGTCCGGCCGTGCACCTCGGTACTCAGCGACCTGGAGAACCTCCCGCAGTGACTCGCTGAGCCGGCTGGCGAGGAAGTGCAGCTCCACTCCGGTGACCCTCTTGTCCGCCAGCAGATCGGTCGCGTGGTCGAGCAGGTCACAGGCCATGTCCAGCCGGATGCCTTCGATGCTCGCGGCCATCCGCGACACGGGGCCGGTGCCATCCCCCAGGACATAGCTGGGCTTCCCGTCCAGCCCCGTCCCGGGCAGCAACCTGAACGTGTGGTTCTCGTGCCGCTTCCCGTTCACGCCGCGACCTCTGCTCCGCGAGCGGACAGGGGCAGCCCGACGTCCAGGCCCTGCACGGCGTGCCACACGGTGCGCTGCCCGCGCCAGGCCTCCGCCACCTGCCGCTCGTGGGCGGCGAGGTAGGGCCGCACCAGCGGGCTGTCCTCCCCGCGCAGTGGACGTTGCCCGGTACGGCGGGTGGTGGGGCCGACCACCGCGATGACGGGTTCCGGAGGAGCGGGGTCGGGTGTCCTGCACAGCCGCCGCAACAGCGACTCCGCGAAGCGGCGGACGAGTTCTTTCATGACGGCGTGCTCTCCCTCTGACTGCTTACCCACGAACGGATGCGTTCCGTAGCGAACTCATCACAGGGTGGGGCTGCGCGTGGCTACGCCGCAGGGGTTCGGGCTTGACAGCCCGCTTGTCAGGAAAGGGGCTGAGGCAGGTGGCGGAGCAGCGGAAACCTCGCACGCAGAGGGAGAAGTACGGCGAGGAGCTCAGGCTGCGGCGGGTGGCGGCCGGACTCACGCAGGAGGCCCTGGGCGGCCAAGTCGTTTGCTCACCGACGCTGATCAGCCATTACGAGGCGGGGCGACGGCTGCCGAAGCCGGATGACGCGCAGCGGATCGACATGGCGCTGGAGTCTGACGGCTTCTTTGTCAGGTGGCTGGAGGATCTGGATTCCAAGTACGCCGACTACTTCGCCGCAGTGGTGGAGCTGGAGCGGGAAGCTTCAGAGATCCGGCAGTACGGGGCCCAGCTCGTCCCCGGGTTGCTTCAGACCAGCGCCTACGCTCGCGCCGTGTTCCAGTCAGCACGAACGAATTTCGCTGAGGAGGACCTTGACGCAGCCGTGGCAATCCGTCTGGAGCGAAGCGAGCTACTCCGGAAGCCCCTCGGTCCGGTCGCGTGGACACTGCTCGACGAGTCAGTGCTCAGACGACGCGTCGGCGGTCCTCAGGTGATGGCCCAACAACTGCACTCGATCGCGGACATGGCTGAACGCGGGCGCCTCCGCCTGCATGTGCTGACCTTTGATGCCGGTGCGCACGCGCTGCTCGAAGGAATGCTCTACCTGCTCAACTTCAAGGAGGCGGCCCCAGTTGCCTACGTGGAGGGTCTGTACACGGGAAACCTGCTCGACGATCCGGCACTGGTTGAGGCCTGTCACACGGACTACGCTCTCGCTCTGGGTGATGCGGCCTCGCATCTGGACTCAGTGGCACTGGTCAGGGCCATAGCGGAGGAACACGAGCATGCACAGCGCTGAGCACAGCTTCACCGGCTGGTACAAGTCAAGCTTCAGCGGTGCCAATCAAGGTGAGTGCCTGGAAGTCGCCGTCGGCCACCCCGACGTCCCCGTGCGCGACAGCAAGACCCCGCACGGGCCCGTCATCGCCTTCTCCGCTCCCCACTGGACAACGTTCGTCGCCGCTGTCGTGGACGGCCGGTTCGACGCCTGAGTCCCACCGGAGCTCGGGTCCCGAAGCTCGGGCTTCGAGGGCCGGAACGAGGCGGATCACTCTTTCGTGCGTACGGGGACGGGCGCGGGCCCGACGCTTGAGCTTCGGGATTCGGGGTCCGGGACACGGGCTCCGAGGTTCGAGCGGTGCTTGTTTCCGGGAGGGAGAAGAAGGGGTTGGGAAAACCTCCCCACCCTCCCGAACCCGTCACGGCCAGCAAGTATGACTAATCGTGACCAACTTGCAGCGTGGCGTCACGGCCGCTTACGGTGCCCACAACGAATCGACCCCGACGCGGTGTTGCCACACCGGCCGGGGCCTCACCCCAAGATCGAACGGACCCGATCTCGTGGCTACCGAGAACCTTAGTCCCGCCCTGCCCGCGCCCGCAGCCTCGCGCCCGTACGCCAAGGCTCACGCGGGCTACGGCAAGCGCACCACACCCGAACAACAGCCGCCCCGAGCCACTGACTTCGCGCTGCTGCCCGAGCGGGAGCGGTACGTCGCCGGTTACGTGGACCGGCTGCCCGAGGGGGGCGCCATGGACGTCAAGTCGCTGGCCAGGTCGTTGCCCCTGTACGGACAGATGGCCGTCGGCAGCGCACTGCGCGCCCTGGGCGTGGCCGGTCATCTGCGGCGCGTACGGTGCCAGGTCGTGGGCGAGGGCGGCCAGAGCCGGTGGGTCACCCGTACCTTCTGGTCCCGCACCGCGCACGACAGCGAGTGGTGGGACACCTTCACCCGCACCGGTACCGTCGGCCGGCAATCCGCCCCGGCGGCCCGCCCGGACGAAGGCGAGCCGGTAGAGCCGCCGCAGCCCTCCCCCACGTCGCCTCCGGCTTTCGTACCCGAGCAGCGGACAGCCTCCACGAAGAGCCAGGCCGCTCACTCGCCTGCCTATCTCGCCCTCGCCCGACTCGGCCGCACCGATCCCCGGCTGGCCCTGTCCGCCGCCGACTGCGCAGTGCTCGAAGGACTGGCCGCCGCATGGCTGGACCGGGGCGTGAACACGGACTACCTCTCCCAGGCCCTCACCGCCGGTCTTCCCACCCAGGTCGGCTCACCCGTCGGCTTCGTACGCCGTCGGCTCATCGACAAGATCCCGCCGCCCCTCCCTGCTGCGACTTCGACGGCCACCCACGAGGCACGCGTTCACCGCGTCATGATGGAGTGCACCGAATGCGGTGTGCCCGGACCGCCGGAAGCACTCCCCGACGGCCTCTGCCGCCCCTGCCGCACGTCCACGCCGAACGCGGACGCAGCCCCCTCAGACGCCACCGCCGAAGCGCCCGCAGACCGCGACATCAACGCAACGGTCGCCAACCTCCGCAGCCTGATGAGAACTCCCTGACCGAAACCGGCCGCCACCCCGGGCCAGCCTCGGGCAGCCGGTAACAGGTGTCACCGTTCAGGTATGGCAACCGAGCGCTCTTCGATCAGCATGCCCGCCGACATTCGTGACCGGATCAGAGAACACGCCGCAGACGCCGGACTCGACGTGTCCACTTTCCTGACCATTGCCGCCCAGGCACAAATGGACCAGCAAGATCGCGTCAGGGAGATCTTCATGTCCTACGAGGAAGCCCGCGCGGAAGCCGAGAAGCAGGCAGGTTCCGGCACATGGGCAGGGGACGAGATCGAGCTGAGCAGGCAGGAGCAGGCGGAGGTGGACGCGATTCTCGGCCGTCCGTAACAAGGCGAGGCCTCAGCGTGAACGTGGTCGTCTACGGCACAGGCACGCTGCTGGCCCTGGTGGACCAGGACCCGTGTGCACGCCCCCTGGTGTCAGTGGCGGCGTCTACCTTCGGCGCATGACACAGGTGGACACCGCAGCGTTCGATCACGAGTGGGCTCGCTTCGAGTCATGGCTTTCGGTGCACTCGCCCGCCGATCGAGCGGCCTTGAGGGGGCCGGCTGACCCCGAGGCGATAGCCGGGCTGGAATCGCGGCTGGGCTTCGCCCTGCACCCGGAGCTGCGGCGGCTTCTCGAACTGCACGACGGCGCGGCCCAGCCTGTCGCCGAACCAGGCTCCTTCCCTCTGCCCGCCGGGACGTTCCTGCCGTTGGGGCACCGTCTCAGCGGCCTGGACGACATCGCGATGATGCACGAGATACTCGTGGATGTCGGCGTGGACAACATCGAGGCCGACCTGTGGGAGGACGAGGCGCTGGCAGTGAATCTGCACCTGTGCGTGCCGATCGCCCTGCCGAACGACGGAGGCGTCGCCTTCGTCGATCACCGCCCTGGGCCTTCGTACGGCCATGTGTACGAGATGGGCATCGGGTCGGGGGACCTCGACGGCACGCTCTGGGCGACCGGTCCGGCAGAGCTCTTCGGGGTCCTGGCCGATTCCCTGGAGACGGGCTCGCCCTTCCTCTGCTACCGGCCGTCGACCTACGAACACGAATCGGGCCACCACTGCGTCCAGTGGGAGATCGAGGCCTGACAGCCCCTGCGGGCCCACGCCCGCGAAGTGGCCGAGAAACATGCCCGGGCGGCACCCGGGAAGGGGTCTCAGCGGCTCTCCGGCGGGGCGTGGGCGGCGGAACGGGCCCCACCCGAGGGTGCCTGGCCGAGTGCTTCCCGGACGCTGCGGAGCGGGCCCGGCAGCGACTCCCCAAACCGCCCCTGAACTGCTGAAATGCCCTTCTGGACAGTAGAGTTGGGGCCTCGGGAAGGGGGCTCCGGATGGACCGGAACGTACGCTCGGTGGACGACGTACTGAAGCTCATGGACAGCCTGTTCGCGCCGGGCGCCGACCGGTGGACCGACGACGCGAGCGGCTGGTGGGACGGGTTCTACGAGGACCGCTCGAAGCCCGTGCCCTTCTTCGTGGACAAGCCGGACGAGAGCCTCGTCTCCGCGCTCGACCGGGGTCTCATCACCCCCGGCCGTGCACTCGATCTCGGCTGCGGACCCGGACGCAACGCGCTGTTCCTCGCCTCGCGGGGCTTCGAGGTGGACGCCGTCGATCTGTCGCCCGGGGCCATCACCTGGGCGAAGGAGCGGGCCGCCGATGCCGGGGCGGATATCCGCTTCCACTGCGGCGACGCCTTCGCCGAGGACGCGCCCGCCGGACCGTACGACCTGATCCACGACTCGGGCTGCTTCCACCACCTGCCGCCCCACCGGCGCGTCAGCTATCTGCAACTCGTGGAGCGCGTCCTCGCCCCCGGCGGCCACCTCACGCTCAGTTGCTTCGCCTCAGGGGCGATGGGCTCCGAACAGCCGGACGCCGAGCTCTACGGCGGCGCGGGGCTTCAGGGAGGCCTCGCCTACACACCTGAATCGCTGCGCTGGATTTTCTCCGGGATGGAAGAGATCGAGCTGCGCCGGATGCGGGACGAGCCGGCCGATTCCCCGCACTTCGGGGAGGACTTCCTCTGGACCGCGCTGTTCAGGAAACCGGACGGCTCCGGTCCCCTCACGCGATGACGGCCATGGCCTCGATCTCGACCAGGTGCTCGGGAACGGACATCACACCGACACCCGCCGGCGCGGAGGCGACATCGACGTGACACGGCTCGACCTGGGCCGTCAGGTCTCCTTCGCCGACCGTGACGACGTCGGCGGCCACCTGACTCCGCGCAGCGCGGCACCGGGTGGACGCCCGACCCGCGCGGTCACCGCCCCGGCACCTCAGCACCGAGCGACCCGCTCACCACCGCCGCACGACGAGCCCGGCCAGGCCGCAAGCAGTCGGACCGGCCCGGTTGGGCTCACCCCAACACACCCGTGCAGCGGCGTGGTTGGGGAGCCATGCGGGCGCGTGAGGTCGCCGGAGGGGCGCTGGGAGTGACCCTTGGGGCAGTGGTGCCGCTGGCTGCCGCGCTGGCCGGGAACGCGGCCACCGAGGCGGAAC includes:
- a CDS encoding DUF6584 family protein, translating into MALTDTLRRVDADLAAGRIPMARMRLRGLVTAYPTSREVRRRLGEIYRLYGEPEQAGRWMYLEEDRDPAETAAFEQRYHLPAPRMKAVAWRGPESLAGSAFAEAQLATLRAACSEAVGRPVDWDTVTGEEQPERGAVLRVAGCTGAFLLVAAFLAIWVNGLVDLFD
- a CDS encoding helix-turn-helix domain-containing protein is translated as MAEQRKPRTQREKYGEELRLRRVAAGLTQEALGGQVVCSPTLISHYEAGRRLPKPDDAQRIDMALESDGFFVRWLEDLDSKYADYFAAVVELEREASEIRQYGAQLVPGLLQTSAYARAVFQSARTNFAEEDLDAAVAIRLERSELLRKPLGPVAWTLLDESVLRRRVGGPQVMAQQLHSIADMAERGRLRLHVLTFDAGAHALLEGMLYLLNFKEAAPVAYVEGLYTGNLLDDPALVEACHTDYALALGDAASHLDSVALVRAIAEEHEHAQR
- a CDS encoding DUF397 domain-containing protein — encoded protein: MHSAEHSFTGWYKSSFSGANQGECLEVAVGHPDVPVRDSKTPHGPVIAFSAPHWTTFVAAVVDGRFDA
- a CDS encoding MarR family transcriptional regulator, which codes for MATENLSPALPAPAASRPYAKAHAGYGKRTTPEQQPPRATDFALLPERERYVAGYVDRLPEGGAMDVKSLARSLPLYGQMAVGSALRALGVAGHLRRVRCQVVGEGGQSRWVTRTFWSRTAHDSEWWDTFTRTGTVGRQSAPAARPDEGEPVEPPQPSPTSPPAFVPEQRTASTKSQAAHSPAYLALARLGRTDPRLALSAADCAVLEGLAAAWLDRGVNTDYLSQALTAGLPTQVGSPVGFVRRRLIDKIPPPLPAATSTATHEARVHRVMMECTECGVPGPPEALPDGLCRPCRTSTPNADAAPSDATAEAPADRDINATVANLRSLMRTP
- a CDS encoding SMI1/KNR4 family protein; the encoded protein is MTQVDTAAFDHEWARFESWLSVHSPADRAALRGPADPEAIAGLESRLGFALHPELRRLLELHDGAAQPVAEPGSFPLPAGTFLPLGHRLSGLDDIAMMHEILVDVGVDNIEADLWEDEALAVNLHLCVPIALPNDGGVAFVDHRPGPSYGHVYEMGIGSGDLDGTLWATGPAELFGVLADSLETGSPFLCYRPSTYEHESGHHCVQWEIEA
- a CDS encoding class I SAM-dependent methyltransferase, yielding MDRNVRSVDDVLKLMDSLFAPGADRWTDDASGWWDGFYEDRSKPVPFFVDKPDESLVSALDRGLITPGRALDLGCGPGRNALFLASRGFEVDAVDLSPGAITWAKERAADAGADIRFHCGDAFAEDAPAGPYDLIHDSGCFHHLPPHRRVSYLQLVERVLAPGGHLTLSCFASGAMGSEQPDAELYGGAGLQGGLAYTPESLRWIFSGMEEIELRRMRDEPADSPHFGEDFLWTALFRKPDGSGPLTR